The nucleotide window CCTCAAGACAAAACACAGCCCTTTCATCATTTACGTCACTAAATTCAGTTCGAAGTTACATTTGAGTTTACATGCCAGATCTACAATGTAATTTCAGCAAGAAACTTGCTTTACTTGGGGGAGGGAAGAAATTGGAATAGTAAAAGGAATATACATTATCAGCAATTTCAGCAGACATGCTAAAAGTTTGTGGGAATGCCATGCAGGCCTGTGACTTCCCAAAGCCCAGCTCATTTACCAGACGTTGTATTATTTTCCTTTGAGGCAAAGCCTGTGCTAAGCAGTTGTCcattctttatattcttttcagCTCCTGATGCAGGCAATGTCATGTGACTCCATGTTTTGAACCTCATGAATCAAATTGGCCCTGGGAAAGGAGAGACCTCTGACCCAAATAGGGGGCTTTAGGAAAATTACAAATACACTATAGGCAGTAGGCAAACACTATGCTAATATTCTTTGTTacaagtgtaaaatgtaaaatcaacCTACTGGATAAATTATTAGAATTACAATAACTTTTACCATTTTACCTAATCAAAGTATCTGTGGTAACACAAAAAGTTTTGGTTaccaggaaattaaaaaaaaaaaaaagatgtagattatattttatcaaagactagctgataacccagcgttgcccaggtatttattttttgcaatcttatacaggaaaaggaataaaataaagctatagtgattttcttgtctacggtggtttcatttttttgcctttgattgcactcagccaattgccttacgttttctcgaaggcattattacaggttagaaatttgtaagagtccaaaaaaagtatgtaacaatataagcaaaaggcacactatcactgagcaatacatacacacacacacatacatgcaaatatacctctgacatatacaacagcgctgtacaaagatcagcagtgcactcacatgagtctgggTCATTTGTcaagcaattttggtttaaatgtctccatgcgtttctgagtgatggtggaacatagcggGTTTGGCTAAAATGTccccatgcgtttcctagtgatgacatacacacatacatccatccatgcaaatatagctctgacatatagcacagtgctgtacaaagatgactggtgcactcacacgTCTAAGTCATATGtaaagcaagtttggttgaaatgtgtccatgtgttttcgagtgatggtggaacatacacaaattatatacatacagttttatattaatatatatagctctgacatataccatggtgttgtacaatgaaacactgagctagacccatcagtctctgtacagaggaggtGGGAGGTGACACTCTAATGTCACCCCCACCCCAGTCACACACCAATTATTATACACTTATATACCTCTGGCATTTACCACAGGGCTGTGCAAAGATCAGCGTTGTCATGTGTCTAGCAAGGTTGtattaaatgtctctatgcgtttcacaGTGAGGGTGGaacagcaagtttggttgaaatttcTGCATGCATTTCTTAGCGACCACCAAATATAGCatcacaacactgtacaaagatgactggagcactcacatgagtctcagtcatatgtatagcaagtttgattgaaatgtctccatgcgttttcgagtgatggtggaacacacacaaatatatatatatatatatatatatatatatatagtttgatcAATTCAACCATTTCATCTAAATCAATGGAAACATAGTACATAGCTAGCTTAGAAGAACTCTTTCCTCAAATAAAACTTGTTTAGCTTGTTTGTTCTTAAAGTACAACATCTATTTTTATGTACAATCAATTTGATTATTTTACCTCACTCACAGTATTATTCCCTAGAACACTGGTTACATCTGAAACAGATTAAACAGCACCTCACTTTACATTACATCTTTTCCTGTGATTAGTTTGTTTAGCTGCATGcgtcatctttaaaaaaaaaaaaaaacttgtattttatgAAGTCCTTCTGTAGTATTGCTGAAGACAGACTCAAGAAATGTTCAAGTGCAAATACGTCCTTCAAacagattagaaaaaaagaaattacacacaATTCTGTAGTGAGAGTGTAGAAGTTTTATTGAATCAGTCACTATTTACAGTCAGTTCCAGTCACAAATTTCTTTGTTGTTCTAATTGCAGACATTATTGATCAAGAGGACTCTTAAAGCCACTAATGTTACCATTTATACACAGGtcaaggtaaaacaaaaaaatattttctacgtAATGAACTGTACAATAACTTTAGAAAAGTTCTTCAACTTTTCCCCATTTCAATTCTCTTTCAAGCAAACTGCCACCCACAGAATGTGGGCAATGGAGGCATGCTAGGTCCCTCCTGAATGTAGTGTTGTATGATACGATGCTGTGTTTGCTTGAGGCAAGTCACTTTTGCAGTGATTCTTCTGCATAATTTAGTCTCCCATGAGAAGGTAACAGCGGtttcattttaaaactattttctgtAGAGAATCCAAACCGTTAACCAGCTGATTAATATGACAAAAGTGGGGGTTACTTCACACATTATAAATTACCAAATTTAGACATACGAATGCTTTACACCTTTGGAGAAGAGATAAGAAATACATATCACAAAAGGATAGGTAATGCTGACAGTTGTTGGTGGAGGTGCACATGCTTTGTATTAGTTTAGCAGGACTAGCTACTTTGCCTTTTTGGACATCCCTGATGATAATACCTGCAGGGTGTTTAAGGCAAACCAAGAGATATTTTCACTAAATGCATTAATGCAATTATTGCAAGGATTATGTGTGCACCCAGCACTCAGTTTATAATCCTATACTCATAAGAGATGAAGGTACAAATTAGGTAGAAAGCAGATGGAGATTATGTTCCAAGAGCCTTAATTACTCCAAATATCAGAATCAAAACATAGCTCtaaaaaagtagataaaacaTATGATATTAGGACCTTAGAAAATACTGATCTAGCTTGCTGCACAAGACTGCTTTCAATGGGCAGCACatatatatgtgaataaaatgtatatagatatTAGGACCTCCACAGCATAAAAGGGAGAAACTTGTGATGCCACACACAAACTGCAGCTTGCTTTTAAGACATCGCTCAGCAAGCCATGTTGCTAGGACTAGGATCAGAGCAATGATTTAACCACAATGCTGCTTTACTTCACTAATAATCCTATAGCAAAACACCAGTCGCTAATGGTAAAACCTACAaatcaacacacaaaaaaaaaaaacctaataaagtgACAAGCTGAGGGTGGAGAACAGTCCACAGGGGCATAAGTGACCCACTGTAAGATCTTAACTGAGAATCAGCAGTGTAGAAACTACTTCAGTAAAGGGGAGTCCTATCCCAATGCTGCCTCCTTAGGAACAAGGGCTGAAGGATCCAAAGCACAAAGGGCAAATTCAATTCTTTTTATGCATAGGTGCCTCCAGTGATGAGGAGTTCATAGGCAGGATCACGAGTTCTTCTGCAGAGGACAATACATGCACACAGCATCCCCAGGAGCTATGACATAttcaaggaaaaagaaaaaaatattattgcagcaTTGTCTTAAATGAATGTGAAGGCAATAgatgacaatgtttttttcctgccCACTCAAAACCTACAGACAAGCATCAATACTATACAagacaacaatacaaaaacactATCAAGAAACAGCAACAAAGCATTCCCacgttataaaaaagaaaagtgccttaaaaaaacatccaaagaaagatcaataaattatattgaaaattatctttttaatcATTGGGTTTACAGACTTTTAAACTATTGCACATATAATCAGCGGAGTAGTCCTATCACATTTAGCATTTATGCAGCATTCTTGGGTGAGTTAGTCATGTGTGCTTAGGACCACCTAAAAGAATGTGGCCATAACAGTCTGGTGATTGGGTTACGTCGTCAGCAACCCTGGTGCATATGAATCTTTTTCTCTACCTTTCTGTtggtgaacaaaaaaaacaggaaataagcTGTGAAACCTCACAGCTTTAAAGCCCCACTAAACCCAATTAACAAGGCAATTCTACAAACTGCTACACtgctaaagaaaaacaatagtaaaacatttttacactaaTCTACATGATGAGAATTTACCTAGTTTAAATTTGGCTTTAGTTGGCATTTACCGTATATACCCAAGTATAAGCCAACTtattcagcacccaaaatgtgctgaaaaagtcaccctcggcttatactccagtcagcaTCTGATCCAGCGGCCGCGTCCAGCAGTTTCCGTCCCGAcaacaatgtcatcaggctgcggaATACACTGGCTCCAAAAGCCAGAAAGTAACTGCAGCGCCAAatttaaaagtacacaaaaaaagccccacttaccttgttgtcatcccccggcgtACTGCTGggccccgcagctcctccggacacgtcttctgtcttcagccgctgaatgcagagacgatctccagggtttctcggtgatgtcagtgcatgcgtcggttgGTGCgggaggagtggcgggaaattcaaataattttgtattggattcaatacaaaatagctgtattgagtccaatacaaagaaatatttatatgatatatataaaattatattataagactgcaatgtaaaataaattttcatgcaaaaaagttAATGCTTTTTCCGTGGAAATACggagaattagaatgctgggggggctacagtggctgaatgcagtactgctttcagccacttttCACGGACAGAATcatacccccagggaggttaaaaagaatttagtggttgggtacggtaagtagtatacctacctaaccactaaattctcactatggtatttgtttactgcaatatggctgtaatggccatattatgcaattttattggtatttattttgaatatttaaacttgccagtagctgcagaatttcccaccctcggcttatactcgagtcaatcaatttttccaaGGTAAAGATAGGTACCTCGCCTTATACTCGgatactcaagtatatacggtaAACATGTTTTAGAAACTTATGCCGTTTGAAAAGTTTAGAGTAATGTGGTCTTATTGTTTACATAGTAGTTTATGAGAAGAAATGTACATTTACCATTCAGCACTCATGCAAAACTTGTATCCAAATGCAGAGAAGGCACTTGGCCTTCGTCAATAAACCAGGAAGGGAGAAGTAAAGAAAAGTCAGGCATGTTGTACAGGTTCCTAACAATCCCAAATATGCGATCATCATTTGTACTGCCCAAGTCATTGAAAAACATTACTGTGAACTTGTTCTCTCTGACATTGTATGAATGTGTATTTGTTCCATGAATAAATGGCTTAGTGTTGCTAAAGATATCCCTTACATGAATAGCCTTTGTGGATTTAATAggtgaaaaaagcaaaaagggaTTGTTTATGACAAGTGACAAATAGCATAAAGAGAGCCCTTGATAGATTCCAGATATGCCAGactgaaagcaaacatttatgCCAGTGGATCTATGCTAATTAATGATAATTACCCATTATTTTTATACCCAAGATACATTCCATGATTAGATGTAACagtgtaaaaatgtggaattaaCAATAGTACAATCTCACCTGTATAGCCGCAAATGCTAGTGCAGCCCATATAACATACATCATAATTTCCTGCAGTTTTTCCACAACTAATGCTTCACAgccctgaaataaaaaataaaagaatattgcaTTTATACAGCATCAtgagtgtatgtatatacacacagacaaaaaaatcatttaactGTTCATTTACACAACACAAAAACTACTGCATTTTTGATTATAGGAATAAGGTTCACTAGGAGGCAAAGTTTATCTGTGAGTATGTGGTGATTTGTCACTGCCACTTGTGCACGACACAAACACAGACCACTCATCTCCCATAACCTCTCTTTGTGCACAAGCAGATAGCACAGGAAGGCTACCAGCTCACAAGAATTTTGTctaaatcaacaggtattttctgcacttatagaaaacataacaaaatgacAATGAATTATTTACCAAATTTAAATAAGAAGTTGTTAGATAAGAAGTTGTTAgggtttatttatactttattagtTAATTGACCGGTATTCTTTTGGTctccattaaaaataaactgtacatctaaaagaaaaattagaatTTCTCATTGTTGTTAGctaaaacattacatacataataaaacaccCCATCTCGTACCTCAGAGTACAGGTCCCCAGGCCTGGACAGACTCCCTGTACAATTTACTACATTGTCTTTGCAGCAACTTAACGGCACGCTGTTATTATGTGTGCTGAGAAACCATGGTGTCTTCTCCCAGTCCGAGTAGTTGTGAATGCCGCAGCAATGAAGctgtaggaaaacattttttgtaaatcatttttactCCTTACAAGAGAGCTTACCAAATACCAGGGGTCATATACCATGCATAGTATGGGTTAGAATGCAGCTAATTCTTATACATTGTCAAGTAATGGCAATTAATTCTAAGAAAGTATGCTGATCAAATGTTATGTAATATGCAATCATATTTTGGACAGGGAAACTATGaaacaataaacacattattaGAGGTCTCACCTGCCTCTGGACATAATCAATGGCCCGGCTTGCTGAGTCAGGGTTAACACCATTGTACtggttaaatacatttgtaatgctTTCATCAACTTCATCTTCTACCTGTAAATATacagttttatgttttgttaaagaTCTGTTTATCCACCCACATGTTATATTTACCAAAGGAAAGTGCAAGTTGCCATGAATAAAAAGCTATCACACCGTACATAGGAGGAAATCTAATAATAGAACAGTTACACAAGTACAAACAACATTGCAGGTGTATAACAGCACTGTGACATCAGGCTTACATACTAAGGAAATAGAGATATATGAAATAAACCAGTTCATAGCCCAAGTAAGTGCAAGTTACCTTTGCTCGGTAGACGTATCCAAGGACCACCACCACAACTTCAGTGATAAATACCAATAACAAGATGATCACAAACTAGAAAGAAAAGTTATACGTCAGCAGCAGCTATGGTAATAAAATGTCATTCAAAAATGTTCAGTCTCTGCAGATTTACAGGATAAAAGTTCCACCTTAAAATGGGTAAGGGGGACTCGGCTACGTAATAGTAGTTcacttaaagtaaacctttattattttattattattatacagtatttatatagcgccatcatattacgcagcactgtacaaagttcatagtcatgtcactaactgtccctcgaggagctcacaatctaatgtccctactatagtcatatgtggttaatgtagtctaaggtcaattttttttttttttagggggaagccaattaacttaactgcatgtttttgggatgtgggaggaaacccacgcagacacggggagaacctgcaaactccatgcagatagtgtcctgggtgggattcgaacccaggacctagcgctgcaaaggccggagtgctaacccctgagccaccgaaCTGCCCAAACATTTATAGCCAAACATCAGtgtctaaacaaaaaacaaatatgtacaaGTCGTTATGTAACTAACTTGCAAAGGCTGCACAGGTCTAATTATATATACATCATATTGAATTTATTGTACATTCAGTTTTTTAACGGTTGAAATCAAATAAGAAAAGATCAGGTTTACTGTTAGCTGGGGCTCTATTAGAAAGATTTCCTTTGACTTCTGGTTCTAAAGACATCtctttaccagacaggaagtgagggaattTTTGCAGACAATAAATGATTGAATCTATCATCCCctcaactaaaaaaatatttaaatattaatattaaaaaacttcTGGCAATGCTGCTGTTAAATAGTCTCCTTCTCTTCCTGTCCTGGTGCAACCATCTTTTTACAAGTTGAAAAGTGAAGAAATTTTACCAATGGAGATTCCAACAGCCTGACCGGAGTTCTAATACTTCCCTACTTTATCCTaagtaaactaataaaaacacGAAACTGGGTTAATGCAGATTTTTTCCAACATTATTGCAATGTTCACACCTATTGCATTATAGGAGATAGAGTTTCCAAGGAAGGACATTAAAATACATTCctaacatgaataaaaaaaaacaaaaaaaaaaaaaaggtcatatttTGTGGAACTGATATTACTGGTGAGTGAAGTAATGTACAAACATTCagcagcctaaagctacgtacacacggcagatttttatcgcccgataatcggcatcggccaattatcgggcgaaaatcttccgtgtgtacagtcggtgtcgtccatcgtccggacgaccgacctgccggatccacggacgatgtacgacagccgatcgtaatgaaagggaaggggagagcgcgcagcagggtgccgctccgtcgctttcccccctcccctctccatagagcatgaacggtgctgtatgtacagcatcgttcatgcatcttgcagccccttgtcgttggaaaggatcgtgaaagatcctttccaacgacaaaaattgcaagtgtgtacgcagctttagtatggCACACATCTCCTTATCAGGCTTTTTCTAGTATAAAGGACACAAGGAGATAAAAGCAGGACCATGTGTTGCTTGAAGATTACATAGAGAAGAGGCAAATGTCTGCTCTATTCTGCACCAGACAAAAGATCACCTTAGATACATTAGATACAAAGTAGCTTGCTTAGAAGAAGAGTGGTGTAATTTAGGGGTCTTTACAAAAATCTTCTGCCATAATCAAATGTAAATACTTACTGTAGCAAGACCACATCGGCTTTCCCGGATTGTGGCACAACACCCAATTAGGCCAATAATGAACAGAAGAGCCCCTGCTGCAATAATTATTACACCTGGAATCAGGGTATAAATGTCTTCAAAAAAGTGCTCATAATCATCATATGTGATGAAGACGTAGGCTCCGACATAGCACAAGATACCCGCTGCAGCCTGCAGAGAACAAGAGATAACATTCAATATATCAGATAGCAAAACTCTGGCTGACAAGAGTTATCATAACAAATAAATTA belongs to Pyxicephalus adspersus chromosome 2, UCB_Pads_2.0, whole genome shotgun sequence and includes:
- the TSPAN3 gene encoding tetraspanin-3; amino-acid sequence: MGQCGVISSKTVLVFLNLIFWAAAGILCYVGAYVFITYDDYEHFFEDIYTLIPGVIIIAAGALLFIIGLIGCCATIRESRCGLATFVIILLLVFITEVVVVVLGYVYRAKVEDEVDESITNVFNQYNGVNPDSASRAIDYVQRQLHCCGIHNYSDWEKTPWFLSTHNNSVPLSCCKDNVVNCTGSLSRPGDLYSEGCEALVVEKLQEIMMYVIWAALAFAAIQLLGMLCACIVLCRRTRDPAYELLITGGTYA